A window of Methylobacterium bullatum genomic DNA:
TCTCGGGCCACACCGACATCACGTCACAGCAGACCGGGATCTATTTCCAGGACCAACTCAAGATCGACCGGCTGACGCTTACCCTCGGCGGACGTTACGACTGGGCGAGCCAGACCGGTCCCACCCGTGACCTGGCAGGCAAGGTCGTCAGCAGCCAGGACGCGCCGAGTGAAGCCTTCACGGGTCGGGCGAGCCTGCTATACCTCTTCGATAGCGGCATCGCCCCCTATGTGAGCTATTCGGAGGCTTTCGAGCCACTGGTATCGGGACAGATCTATAACGGCAATCCGACCTTCGGCCGCCTGCCCGACCCGATCACGAGTCGGCAGTTCGAGGCCGGGGTGAAGTATCAGCCCCCAGGAACCGACATCCTGCTCACGGCGGCTGCCTTCGACATCAAGCGCCAGAACTCCCTCTCACCCGACCCCGTGCCAGGCAGACAGACCTTCTCGGTACAGACCGGCGAAGTGAGCGTTCAGGGCGTCGAGTTCGAGGCGCGGGCCAACGTCACCGAGAACCTCACCGTCATCGGCGGCTTCTCCCTGATTGATGCCATCAATTCGGCCGGGACCAGCAAGACGCTGAATGAAACCACCGGGCAAAATGTGGAGCTTCTCGGCCTGCGCCCGATCCAGGTACCGGACACCACGATCTCGCTCTTCGGCAACTATCAGGTCCGCACGGGACTGTTCGCCGGGCTCGGCTTCGGTGGCGGCTTCCGCTATCTCGGGGGCTCACAGGGCGACGCCGCCAACAGCTTCAAGGTGCCGGCGAACCTCGTCGTCGACGCCGTCGCCTCCTACGACTTCAGCTACCTGTCGCCGACCCTGAAGGGTGTGCAGTTGCAGGTCAACGCCCAGAACCTGCTCGACGAGACCTACGTGCAATCCTGCGCCTTCCAGGCCTGGTGCTGGTACGGCGCACCGCGCACCGTGCTCGCGACGCTCCGGTATCGCTGGTAGATCATGGCCTCGCGACGGGCCGCATCCGGAGGGCGGGACGTGCGCGCGGCACGCCCTTCGGCCTTGCACCCGGCCGCGCCTCGGCCGAGACCGCTGGACAACGACATGCCTGGAGGATGTGCGGCATGAAGAACGGCCTTCGCCAATCCATGGCCTGGCTGCACGCTTGGTCCGGCCTCGTGGTCGGCTGGGTGCTGTTCGCCGTCTTCGTCACCGGGACGGCGAGTTACTACCGCGCCAACATCACGGCCTGGATGCAGCCGGAACTGCGCCGGGAAGCGGCGGGGAGCGCCCTCGACCTGCCCCGCGCGGCCGAGATCGGGATCGCCCATCTCCAGGCGCACGCCATGGGCGCGCGGTCCTGGTCCATCGGCCTGCCGCAGCCGGACCGGCCAATCATCGACCTGTTCTGGCGGACGAAGCCGGGAGCGCCACCCAACATCGTCCAACTCGACGGGCACACGGGCGAGCCGGCCTCCTTCCGGAAGACCAAGGGCGGCGACTTCCTCTATCGCTTCCATTTCGAGCTGCACATGCCGCCGCTCTGGGGGCGCTGGATCGTCGGCATCTGCGCGATGATCATGCTGGTGGCGCTCATCAGCGGCATCGTCACCCATCGCCGGATCTTCGCCGATTTCTTCACCCTGCGCCGGGACAAGTCGGCCCAGCGCGGCTGGCTCGACGCGCACAACGTCACCGGCGTGCTGGCGCTGCCCTACCATCTGATGATCACCTATACGGGCATCGTCACCCTGGCGATGATGTACATGCCCTGGGGCGTCACCGCCGCGTATAAGGGCGATGCGCCGCGCTTCTACGCCGAGACCGCTCAGATCACGACGCAGCGCCCGCCTCTGGGCCAACCCGGTACCCTGGCACCCATTGCCCCGATGGTTGCCCGCGCCGTGGCGACGATCCACGAGCCGCTGGAGCGCCTGTCCATCGTCAATCCGGGCGATGCCGGGGCCACCGTGATCGCCATTTTCGAGGAGCCGCACGGGCTCGCCCACCAGCATCCGCAGATCGCCTTCGACGGCACCACCGGCGAGATCGTCGAGATCCTGCAGGGCGGGCTGAAACCGGCGGCCAAGACCTTCACCACCATGGTCGGCCTGCACGAGGCCCATTTCGCCGGGCCGGCCCTGCGCGTCCTGTTCTTCCTCTGCGGCCTGATGGGATGCGTCATGGTGGCGAGTGGGCTGATCCTGTGGTCCGTCGCCCGGCTGCCGAAACCCGGCGAGACCGCGTTCCTAGGCCTTCGCGTGGTGCAGGCCCTCAACATCGGCACCGTCATCGGCCTGCCGGCCGGGATCGCGGTGTATTTCCTCGCCAACCGGATCCTCCCTCCGGGCCTCACCGGCCGCCTCGACTGGGAGGTCCGGGCCTTCTTCGCGGCCTGGATCGTGATGAGCGTGGTTCCGCTGTTCCGGCCTCACCGGGCCGCATGGCGGGAGATGGCCCTCGTCACCGCTGCCCTTTTCCTCGCCGTGGCTTTGGCGGATCTCGCCGCCGCCGCCGCGCCCGGCCCAAGCGCCCTGCTGCGGCACGACCCGCGCTTCCTCTGGTTCGACGCCGCCATGATCGCCCTGGCGGGGTTGTTCGCCCTCGTTGCCCGCAAGGTGGCGCGGTTCCAGACCCGCACGCGCGCGAAATCCGCCCCCGTCGGCGCGCCGAGGACCGCCTGAAACCGGATAAGCAAAAGCGGGAGCAAGAACCGGGATGCGATCCCCGTCCCTGCGGGCTACGGGATTCGCACACCTGTTCGGCAGGTGTTCGATTTATCCAAGAGGGATCGGCATGAGGCGCGACGGACTCCCTCTCCTGGAAGGAGAGGGCTGGGGTGAGCGACTGTCTGTCAGGTCAAGAGGCCAGAGCGAGGTCCTTGCGGATATCGCGGGCTTTGGCGTTGAGGCGCACGAGGAGCTTGTGGGCGAGGGCGACGCGGACGAGCTTTTTGGGCTTTCCGGCTTGGCTCAACCGCTGGCGGAACGCGGCGAAGTCGGGATCGTATCGGCGCACGATCTCGGCGACGACGAACAGGACGGCCCGAACCCCGGCGCGTCCGCCGCGCACGGGGCGCTTGCCGGCGCGGCGTCCGCTGTCGTGGGCGATGGGCGCCAGGCCGGCGAGCTTGGCGACAGCCTTGTTGGACAGGGTTCCGATCTCGGGCATCTCGGCCATCAGATGGGCGACCGTACGGTCGGCCACGCCCTTGATCGTGCGGAAGCATCGGTCGAGGGCCGTCCAGACGGGATCCCGCGCGATGGCCTGGGCGATGTGGGCTTCCAGCGCCCGGATCTGCGCCGTGATGGCCGCCAGGACGGGGGTGAAGGAGGCGAGCACCTCCGGCTCGGTGACGAGGCGGGCCTGGTTGGCCTGCCCGACCTTCAGCGCCGTGAGTTGGCGCAGGCGCACCACCAGGGCGGTGAGCCGGACCTGGGTCGCCGTGGCCGGCGGGGTCGGACGCAGGCCTTTGGTCGCGGCGTACCAGGCGATCATCCCGCAATCGATCCGGTCGGTCTTCTCCAGCACACCCATGCCGTCGGCGAAACGGCGCACGGCGCGCGGGTTGACGACCGTGGCCGGGACGCCTTCGGCCCAGAGCGCGCCGAAGACCGCGCGTTCGTACCCGCCGGTGGCCTCCATGGCCACCAGATCGACCCGGTGCTCCCGACAGAACGCCGCCAGATCGGCGCGGCCCTCCGGGGTGTTGGCCATCTGCCGCCAGGCGCCATCGCGGCCGATGCGGACATCCAGCGTGTCGGCGCCGATATCCACTCCACAGACGATGTGTGTCACGGTAACCTGCCTTGTCCATGCGACGGGCCGTCGAGCGACTGTCCGGTCGTGCGTGACGAAGCGGCCCAAGGTCCCAAAGCTCACCCACGGTTGTGGCCAGAGGTGTGGCGGGCGCCGCGGACCGCGCGCCGGGTGGGGCGGCCACCTCACTCGGCGCACCCTCGAATGGACACCACCCGGGGACGCCTTTCCAGATACAAGGCGCGACGGACTCCCTCTCCTGGAAGGAGAGGGCTGGGGTGAGGTGTTGTCCATCTCCGGAAAGCTCACGCACCTCACCCTGTCCCTCTCCTTCAAGGAGAGGGGACCCGCGGTGCCTGCGAGATGTATGAACATCGTAGCCCTGCGGGCCAGGATGGGGACGGGAGACGGCGCCCGATCCGCGCCGGCTTCGCCCGATCAGGAGGTCGCCCCCGTGTCCGTCTGTGAATCCACGTCCTCCCCGGAGGCCCTGTCCGTGTCCGAGGCCGGCGATGCGGGGAGATGGGCCGCCCTCGCCTCCCGCGACGAAGCCGCCGATGGACGCTTCGTCTATGCGGTGCGCACCACGGAAATCTATTGCCGGCCGAGTTGCGCGGCCCGCCCGGCGCGGCGCGAGAATGTGAGCTTCCATGCCACCTGCGCCGAGGCGGAGGCGGCCGGCTTTCGCGCTTGCCGGCGCTGCCGGCCCAACGAGCCGAGCCTCGCCGCGCGCCGGAAGGAGGCCGTCGCTCGCGCCTGCCGCCTCATCGACGAATCCGAGACGGCGCCGGACCTCGGCGCCCTGGCGGAGGCGGCCGGTCTCAGCCCGTTCCATTTCCACCGGGTGTTCAAGGCGGTCACCGGCGTGACGCCGAAGGCCTATGCGGCGGCGCGGCGCGCGGATTCCCTCGCCTCGGGCTTGAGCCAGGCCGGATCGGTGACGCAGGCGATCTACGAGGCCGGTTACGCCTCGCCGAGCCGCTTCTATGCGGACGCGGCGGACCGCCTCGGCATGGCTCCGAACGTCTACCGCCGGGGCGGCGACGGCGTCGCGATCCGGTTCGGCATCGGCCAATGCGCCCTCGGCGCCATCCTGGTCGCGGCAACAGCCAAGGGACTCTGCGCCATCCTGCTCGGAGACGATCCCGACATCCTCGTCCGCGACCTCCAGGACCGTTTCCCGAAGGCCGAACTCTCTGGCGGCGACCCGGCCTTCGAGGCGTGGATGGCGCAGGTGGTGGGGTTCGTGGCCTGCCCCTCAGGCAGTCTCGACCTGCCGCTCGATATCGGCGGCACCGTCTTCCAGCAGCGGGTCTGGGACGCCCTGCGCAAGATCCCCATCGGCACCACCGCGACCTATGCGGAGATCGCCCGCGCCATCGGCGCGCCGGCGGCGACCCGTGCCGTGGCGCGGGCCTGCGGCGCCAATCCCATCGCCGTGGCGATACCCTGCCACCGGGTGGTCCGTTCGGACGGGTCGCTCTCCGGCTACCGCTGGGGCATCGCGCGCAAGCGCGACCTCCTCACCCGCGAGGGCGCCGCCCCCTGACCGCGACATTCGCGCACCGATACCGATGACCGCGCTACCCCATCCGGAGGATGTGGCGCGGACCGTCCCGTGGCATGACCGCTTCCGGAGAGGGAGAATGCCGTGACCACCGCCGCGATGCCGGATTTCTACTGGCTGGGTTTCGAAGCCTACGGGCGTGGCGAGACCATCGACCGCGCCCCGGGCGGCGAGGACTCCGCCGAGCGGCTGGATTGGATCGACGGTTGGGAGTTCGGCAAGTTCGCCTCCGCCGCCAGCCCCGATCCCGACGATCTCGACGCCGCCGAGCCGCCGCCGCTTGCCGCAGCGCATCCGTCCGCGCCGCAGGACCGTATGTTTTGTCGAACGATCCCGTCGGAACGAGCGCGGAGCAGATGACGGCCGGCGGGGGGCAGCACAGCCTTTTCCCTTAGCCCCGGCGGCATGAGGAAACGACTTTCGGCCCGGGGAGGGGCGGCAGCAAGAGCGTTCTCCAATCTCTCGTTCTTAAAAAAGAACGTTCTCGTTGACAGGACAGGCTTTCGGCGGGACCATCCCGGCACTCGGCCAGGGCCATCGAGCGGGTCTTCCCGTGCGCCCGGCCCTCCGATCCGTCCGAAGAATCCCGCCTCCCCATGATCCTTTCCCCGCCTCTGCGCGACACCGCCGAAGGGCTCGCCCGGCTTTTCGCCGAACGGGCCGAGGGGCATGACCGCGCCGGCCGATTCGCGCACGACAACATCGCCGACCTCCGGAATGCCGGCCTGCCGGGATTGATCGTGCCGCGCCGGCTCGGCGGCGGCGGCGCGGGGCTCGGGGCGGCCGCGATGGTGGTCGGCACTCTGGCGCGGGGCGAGCCGTCCACCGCCCTGGTGGTCACCATGCACTTCCTCCAGCACGGGCTGATCCATGCGCGGGAACACTGGCCGCGGGCGATCGCCGACCGGCTCGGCCGCGCGGCGGTGGAGGACGGCGCGCTCATCAACGCCCTGCGGGTGGAGCCCGGGCTCGGGACCCCCGCCAGGGGCGGCCTGCCGGAGACGGTGGCGCGGGCGACGGCCACGGGATGGCGGATCAGCGGCCGGAAGATCTATTCCACCGGCAGCCCGGCCCTCACCCACGGCCTCGTCTTCGTCCGGACCGACGAGGCGGAGCCGCGCATCGGCAACATCCTCGTGCCCATGGCCTCGCCGGGGGTGCGGATCGAGGAGACCTGGGACCATCTCGGCCTGCGTGCCAGCGGCAGCCACGATGTGATCTTCGAGGATGTGGAGGTGCCGGCCGACCATGCGGTGGACCTTCGCCCGCCCGAAGGTTGGCGCAAAGCCGACGCCGACCAGCAGGCCTGGAGCACCACGATGCTGTCGGCCCTCTATGACGGCGTCGCCCGCTCTGCGCAGGCCTGGTTCATCGCCTTCGCCAGGGACCGCAAGCCCGGAAGCCTCGGCCAGAGCCTCGCCACCCTGCCGCGTTTCCAGGATGCCATCGGCGAGAACGAGCGGCTGCTCAGCCTCAATGCCCGCCTGATCCGGAGCGTCGCCGCAGAGGCGGACGGGGGCGCCTGCCCCTCCATCGCCGAATCCGGGTTCCTCAAGGCCACCGTCACCGAGAACGCGATCCAGGTGGTGCAGCGGGCCGTGGAGCTGGCCGGCAATCCCGGCCTGTCGCGGGCGAACCCGCTGGAGCGGCACCTGCGCGACGTCCTGTGCGGGCGCATCCACTGGCCGCAGGCCGATGCGGTCCGCGTCTCCGCCGGGCGCGCCGCCCTCGGGCTTTGACATCACCGCCCCTTCCGACACGGACAAGGAGATCGCCATGAGCTTCCTTCCAGCCGACGCCGTCGAGTTCATCGGCTTCGCCGCCCCGCGCTACACCTCCGAGACCCATGCGGCCACGGGACCGGCCATCGACCGCGACTACCTGCGCCTGCTCGCCCAGGCACACGAATGGGGCGGGTTCGACCGCATCCTGGTGGCCTTCTACGCCACCCAGCCCGACGCGCTGCTGCTCTCCGCCCAGATCGCGGCGGTGACCGACCGCATCGGCCTCATGATCGCCCATCGCACCGGCTTCACCGCGCCAACGGTGGCTGCGCGCCAATTCGCGACCCTCGACCAGCTGACGGGCGGGCGCGTCGCCATCCACGCCATCAGCGGCGGCGACGACAGGGAACTGGCGCAGGACGGCGACCACCTGACCAAGGACGAGCGCTACGCCCGCACCGACGAATTCCTCACCATTGCCCGGCAGGTCTGGACCGCCGAGGCGCCGTTCGATTTCGCGGGTGCGCATTACCGGATCGACCGGGGCTTCTCCGAGGTGAAGCCGGTAGACCCGCGCGGCATCCCGGTCTTCTTCGGCGGGGCCTCCCCGGCCGCCATCGCTGTCGCCGGACGGCACGCCGACACCTACGCCCTGTGGGGCGAGAGCCTCGATCAGGTCCGGGAGGCGATCTCCAGGGTGCGGGCGGCCGCCGCCCCCCATGGCCGCGACCCGCGCTTCAGCCTGTCGTTCCGGCCGATCCTGGCCGCGACGGAGGAGGAAGCCTGGGCGAGAGCCGAGGACATCCTGGCGCGCACCCGCGCCACCCGCGCCGCCAGAGGTCTCGGACCGGCGCCGGCGCCGGAAAACGAAGGTTCGCGCCGCCTGCTCGCGGCGGCGTCCCAGGGCCCGCGCCTCGACAAGCGGCTCTATACCGCCATCGCTCGTGAGACGGGCGCCTCGGGCAATTCCACCGCCCTCGTCGGCACGCCGGAGCAGGTGGCCGACGCCCTTCTCGATTACCACGACCTCGGGGTGCGGACCTTCCTGATCCGCGGGTTCGACCCGCTGGAAGACGCCATCGCGTATGGCCGGGACCTGATCCCCGCCTTCAACGGGCTCCTCGCCCGGCGTGGGACACGGGCGGAGGCAGCCTGATGCGTGCCCTCATCACTCTCCTCGCCTTGCTGGCGTTCACCGGCATCGCCCGCGCCGACGAAACCGTGCTGCGTGTCGGCGACCAGCGCGGCAATGCCCGTGCTCTGATGGAGGCGGCCGGCGTCCTCGCCGACCTGCCCTACAAGCTCGAATGGAGCGAGTTTCCCGCCGCCGCCCCGCTGCTCGAAGCCCTCAATGCCGGGGCGATCGATGCCGGCGGGGTCGGTGACGCGCCCTTCACCTTCGCGGCCGCCGCCGGCGTGCCGGTGAAGGCTTTCGTCGCCTTCCGCAACAAGCAGGACGGCCTGGCGATCCTCGTCGCCAAGGATTCGCCGTTCAAGACGGTGGCCGACCTGAAGGGCCGGAGCATCGCCACCAATCGCGGCTCCATCGGCCATCAGGTGGTGCTGGCCGCCCTGGAAGAGGCGGGTCTTCCGGCCAATGCCGTGACCCTGCGCTTCCTGCCCCCGGCGGATGCCAAGATCGCGCTTGCCAGCGGCAGCGTCGATGCCTGGGCGACCTGGGAGCCCTACACCTCCACCGCCGAGCTCGCCGGCCTCGCCCGAGTCGTGCGCGACGGCAACGGCATCACGCCGGGCCTGAGCTTCGCGGTGGCGTCTGACGCCGCGCTGAAGGCCAAGCGCGCGCAACTCGCCGATTTCGGCCGTCGCCTCGTGAGCGCGCGCGAATGGGCGCTCAAGGACCCCGCGCCCTACGCGGCGGTGTGGTCGAAGCTCATCGGCCTGCCGGAGACCGTGCCTTTGCGCTGGTTCTCGCGGGCGGAGTATCGGGCGGTGCCCATCGACGACGCGGTGATCGCCGACGAGCAACGCAACATCGACCTCTATGTCCGTTCCGGGCTGATCCCCGCCGCGCGGGCGCCGCGCGCCGACCTCATCCTCGATCGGAGCTTCGAACCGGCCGCCGCTGCGGTACGTTGAACCGATCGCCGCCGAGGACCTGACCCATGCACGACCCTTCCGACCACAGCCACGACCACGTCCATTCCGACCACGACCACGCGCATGACCACGAGGCGGCGCCCGCCACCGAGCGCTGGAAGCACGACGGCGTGCGGGTGATCCCCGGCGACAAGCTCGATTCCAACACCGCCCAGACGCCGGGCATGTTCCGGCAGGCGGCGATCAACCATGCCCGCGTCGGCGCGCAGAAGATCTGGGCCGGCACGGTGGCGATCGCCCCCGACGCCAAGACCGGCGTGCACCATCACGGGGCGCTGGAGAGCGTGATCTACGTGGTCTCCGGCCGCGCCCGCATGCGCTGGGGCGACAAGCTGGAATTCGTGGCCGAGGCGGGCCCCGGCGACTTCATCTTCGTGCCGCCCTACGTGCCGCACCAGGAGATCAACGCCGATCCTGACCAGCCGCTGAACTGCGTCCTGGTGCGCTCCGACAACGAGGCGGTGGTGGTCAACATCACCGATGTGGAACCCGTCGAGCGTCCCGAGACGGTCCACTGGGTCGACCCCATCCACAAGCATCCCTGATTCCGCGCCATACCGAGAGACGCCGCTCCATGATCCATCGTCGCCAGGCGCTGCGGGCCGCCGCCGCGCTGAGTCTTCTCGCCCTCGCTCCGGGACGCGCGCTCGCCGCCGAGCCGAGGACGCTGCGCATCGGCTACCAGAAATCCTCGACCCTGATCGCCCTGCTCAAGCAGGACGGCAGCCTGGAAAAGGCGCTGGAGCCCCTCAAGGTCGGCCTCACCTGGCACGAATTCACCAGCGGCCTGCCGGTGATGGAGGCGCTCAATGCAGGCCAGATCGACCTCTCGGCGGATGTGGCCGACACGGTGCCGATCTTCGCCCAGGCCG
This region includes:
- the ssuD_1 gene encoding Alkanesulfonate monooxygenase — encoded protein: MSFLPADAVEFIGFAAPRYTSETHAATGPAIDRDYLRLLAQAHEWGGFDRILVAFYATQPDALLLSAQIAAVTDRIGLMIAHRTGFTAPTVAARQFATLDQLTGGRVAIHAISGGDDRELAQDGDHLTKDERYARTDEFLTIARQVWTAEAPFDFAGAHYRIDRGFSEVKPVDPRGIPVFFGGASPAAIAVAGRHADTYALWGESLDQVREAISRVRAAAAPHGRDPRFSLSFRPILAATEEEAWARAEDILARTRATRAARGLGPAPAPENEGSRRLLAAASQGPRLDKRLYTAIARETGASGNSTALVGTPEQVADALLDYHDLGVRTFLIRGFDPLEDAIAYGRDLIPAFNGLLARRGTRAEAA
- the ydbM gene encoding Putative acyl-CoA dehydrogenase YdbM, translated to MILSPPLRDTAEGLARLFAERAEGHDRAGRFAHDNIADLRNAGLPGLIVPRRLGGGGAGLGAAAMVVGTLARGEPSTALVVTMHFLQHGLIHAREHWPRAIADRLGRAAVEDGALINALRVEPGLGTPARGGLPETVARATATGWRISGRKIYSTGSPALTHGLVFVRTDEAEPRIGNILVPMASPGVRIEETWDHLGLRASGSHDVIFEDVEVPADHAVDLRPPEGWRKADADQQAWSTTMLSALYDGVARSAQAWFIAFARDRKPGSLGQSLATLPRFQDAIGENERLLSLNARLIRSVAAEADGGACPSIAESGFLKATVTENAIQVVQRAVELAGNPGLSRANPLERHLRDVLCGRIHWPQADAVRVSAGRAALGL
- the ssuA_2 gene encoding Putative aliphatic sulfonates-binding protein gives rise to the protein MRALITLLALLAFTGIARADETVLRVGDQRGNARALMEAAGVLADLPYKLEWSEFPAAAPLLEALNAGAIDAGGVGDAPFTFAAAAGVPVKAFVAFRNKQDGLAILVAKDSPFKTVADLKGRSIATNRGSIGHQVVLAALEEAGLPANAVTLRFLPPADAKIALASGSVDAWATWEPYTSTAELAGLARVVRDGNGITPGLSFAVASDAALKAKRAQLADFGRRLVSAREWALKDPAPYAAVWSKLIGLPETVPLRWFSRAEYRAVPIDDAVIADEQRNIDLYVRSGLIPAARAPRADLILDRSFEPAAAAVR
- the ada gene encoding Bifunctional transcriptional activator/DNA repair enzyme Ada — encoded protein: MLSISGKLTHLTLSLSFKERGPAVPARCMNIVALRARMGTGDGARSAPASPDQEVAPVSVCESTSSPEALSVSEAGDAGRWAALASRDEAADGRFVYAVRTTEIYCRPSCAARPARRENVSFHATCAEAEAAGFRACRRCRPNEPSLAARRKEAVARACRLIDESETAPDLGALAEAAGLSPFHFHRVFKAVTGVTPKAYAAARRADSLASGLSQAGSVTQAIYEAGYASPSRFYADAADRLGMAPNVYRRGGDGVAIRFGIGQCALGAILVAATAKGLCAILLGDDPDILVRDLQDRFPKAELSGGDPAFEAWMAQVVGFVACPSGSLDLPLDIGGTVFQQRVWDALRKIPIGTTATYAEIARAIGAPAATRAVARACGANPIAVAIPCHRVVRSDGSLSGYRWGIARKRDLLTREGAAP